One genomic segment of Plasmodium vivax chromosome 9, whole genome shotgun sequence includes these proteins:
- a CDS encoding WD domain, G-beta repeat domain containing protein (encoded by transcript PVX_090905A): MDFRNCLSSEDYMFEIKNNEQLFDGGRAVSNIKPIWSFKGHDNSIEGIHLVGEKEFATISHDCVVSVWSLEGEEGGAAKGLEAKGVEAKGATNMVDANGATHPVGANRATNVKNIQLGNPILCSSYHEKKGYLCAGMTNRDHNICIIDMGEKKVKEILASQCNSIFCMNYFDDSKMTYGSKEGSICLLDFNKKKNIYRYEEIGDSLNYCTCNEEHKMHIFSSYKGNMLFFDFRQPLPIHKNGELHSKYSINTVLSDGSFLFSGASDCLVKKFDLRFLDERKPLEIYVGHTSPVRFLSFSRRYDNLFCSSSDNGSIKLWQTEKHVDGMNRSGTSIACPVSIPGESPPCAFLPPLPGDLTTKTATGRNKNGGKNFLLLNKKTVRSNRSTSIVSECNYRKTPDLLRQENSNRNYDKGGKMGKVSTLDAYRKRTLTPNVQSTHDKRVQVMSRNELFNTIKTKGVNSRKEIPPNLTSKAHLGSSGEGPTQGEIKGVRTSSRLKLPLTSQHCAATSKHSASGRNFKGKSKISISVSNDSTKGGGSHLGLKAEQFDLPFLLFNESDLASSQAKKIKIRHSTLSMLNHRSRVSAMVWVGDLVLSASWDQTVKCWDLRGPAAEWR, from the coding sequence ATGGACTTCCGAAACTGCCTGTCGAGTGAGGACTACATgttcgaaataaaaaacaatgagCAGCTGTTCGATGGGGGGAGAGCGGTGAGCAATATCAAGCCGATATGGAGCTTCAAAGGGCACGACAACTCCATTGAGGGGATCCACCTcgtgggggagaaggagtTCGCAACGATTTCGCACGACTGTGTGGTTTCTGTGTGGTCtttggagggggaagaagggggagcagcgaaGGGGTTGGAGGCGAAGGGGGTAGAGGCGAAAGGTGCGACAAACATGGTTGACGCAAACGGTGCAACGCACCCGGTGGGGGCAAACCGCGCGACGAACGTGAAGAACATTCAGCTGGGCAACCCCATACTGTGCTCCAGCTACCACGAGAAGAAGGGGTACCTCTGCGCAGGAATGACAAACAGGGATCACAACATTTGCATAATCGACATGGGCGAAAAGAAGGTTAAAGAAATTTTAGCTAGCCAGTGTAACTCCATTTTCTGCATGAACTATTTTGATGACAGCAAAATGACATATGGGAGCAAAGAAGGATCCATTTGTCTACTagattttaataaaaaaaaaaatatctacaGGTATGAAGAGATAGGGGATTCTTTAAACTACTGCACTTGTAATGAGGAGCACAAGATGCACATTTTCAGCTCCTACAAGGGGAACATGCTATTCTTCGATTTTAGGCAACCATTGcctattcataaaaatggggagttaCACTCCAAGTACTCCATTAATACGGTCCTTTCAGATGGGAGCTTCTTATTCTCGGGGGCATCAGATTgtttagtaaaaaaatttgatttaCGTTTTCTGGATGAGAGGAAGCCACTCGAAATATACGTCGGGCATACTTCCCCTGTTCGTTTTTTATCTTTCTCGAGGAGGTATGATAACCTCTTCTGCTCTTCATCAGATAATGGCAGCATCAAACTTTGGCAGACGGAAAAGCACGTGGATGgaatgaacaggtcaggcacGTCCATAGCGTGTCCTGTTTCTATCCCTGGTGAGAGCCCACCTTGTGCCTTTCTCCCTCCCCTTCCTGGAGACTTAACCACCAAAACGGCCAcgggaaggaacaaaaatggagggaagaacttcctccttttgaacaaaaaaacggtTAGAAGTAATAGATCCACTTCTATCGTATCTGAGTGTAACTATAGAAAAACGCCTGACTTGTTAAGGCAAGAAAATAGCAATAGGAATTAtgacaaaggggggaaaatgggaaaagttAGCACACTCGACGCGTATAGGAAAAGGACGTTAACTCCAAATGTGCAGAGCACCCACGATAAGAGAGTTCAAGTCATGTCTAGGAATGAGTTATTCAACACTATTAAAACGAAGGGAGTCAATAGTAGGAAGGAGATCCCTCCTAATCTAACGAGTAAAGCTCATTTGGGGAGCTCCGGGGAGGGACCCACTCAGGGAGAAATCAAAGGGGTGAGAACCTCCAGCAGGTTAAAACTACCACTAACATCACAGCATTGTGCGGCCACCTCTAAGCATAGTGCCAGTGGTAGGAACTTcaaggggaaaagcaaaattagCATAAGCGTATCCAACGACtccaccaaaggggggggcagccacTTAGGGTTGAAAGCAGAGCAGTTTGATCTGcccttccttctttttaatgaaaGCGATTTGGCTAGCAGCCAGGCGAAGAAGATTAAGATAAGGCACTCCACGCTCTCCATGTTGAACCATAGGAGTCGCGTTTCCGCGATGGTGTGGGTGGGCGACTTGGTCCTGTCTGCCTCGTGGGACCAGACGGTGAAGTGTTGGGACCTCCGCGGGCCCGCCGCGGAGTGGCGGTAG